From the Chryseobacterium fluminis genome, the window TACTTTTCCAGATCATCAACATTATAGATATCATGCACTTTGTTTACAACCGTATTGTTGAGATCTGAACCATGTAATGAATCCAGGGAAATGCCGAAATGAGAAGCGAGGGTGATGCCTTCATTGAGGGTTATATGACTTTTCCCGCTGATTCTGCGGTACGCTGTATCATTAGATAGGGCTAAGGTATCAGTCATCACGTCAACCAGTTTCTTTCTTCCCCCGGATTCTTTTAGCAGAAGGTCAAAAAGATTTTTCTGATAATTTTTCATTTTTATTGTGCTTTACCAACAAATATATCCAAAAAAAGAAATGCTTGGCTGTATTTTTAGATAATTTGTCTGTTCTATGATGTCTGTTAAGACGCATTATCCTTTCCAATCCCATCTGTTTTCGGGATTTTTGTACTGTAAAACAACATGATGGAAAAAAGATTATTCTTTATTTTTCTCCTGTCCTTCACATGTGGAGAATTAAGATCACAGACACTCACTTTTGAATATGAAGATGGAGGAAACCAGGTGATCAGACAATATTGTGCCGCTTGTCCCAGATCACAAAAAACGTCTGCTCAGGATCAAAAAACCAGCACCCAGGAATTTCCTCTCCGAATCGGTCAGATTAAGATATATCCTAATCCTACAAAGGATAAAGCCAACCTTGTGTGGTCTCCTGAACTGGGAGATATGATTCAGAAAGTTGAATATGTAGCCTATAACTTTACACAATACAGAGAAATCCCTTTTAGCAAAAGGGAAAATAAGGTCACATTAGATTTATCTGGTCAACCTATAGGAATGTATGTCGTCATTTTTCATCTGAATACAGGAGAAAAACTGACCTATAAAGTTTTAAAACAATAAACCAAGTTTTAATTTGAAACAATAAACCAAGTTTTAAAATGAGAAATATATATTTGATTGCCTTTTTCTTTTTGTTAACGCAATTCAATGCCCAAGCTGTTGGGGAGACGATAGGTGATTTCTCTGTATCTTCAACAGGAGGCGCCAACTATACCATACTTATTGCCAATCTTCCAAGTGTAAAAAATGCAGTACCCAATATCTCTTTAAACTATTCCAGTCAAAGTAAAAATGGAATTGCCGGATGGGGATGGAATATTTCAGGAGTATCCTCTATAACCAGAATTTCAGCAACAAAATTTCATGATGGAGTAATTGACGAAGTCAACTACAATGATAACGACAGGTTTGCATTAGATGGTCAGAGATTAATTTTAAAGTCCGGAACATATGGAGGAGATGGTGCAGAATATCAGACTGAAAATTATTCCAATGTTAAGGTAATTTCTTACGGAGTTTCTTCTTATGGAGTAAATTACAGTCCTTCTTATTTCATAGTGCATTATCCCAACGGAAGTACAGCCACTTATGGTAACCATCCTGATTCCCAGAATCAGCTTGAATGGAAGGTCAATCATATTGATGATATAAAATACAACAGGATTGAATTTTCATACTTCAAAGAAAATAATAATATTTATCTGTCTTCTGTAAAATACGGTGGAAATTCGTCTGTTGGATCTAATCCTATGAACATAATAAACCTTGTCTATAAAAACAGGACAAGAAATGAGCAGATGTATGTATATGGAAGTACCAGCTATGTTACAACAAAAAAATTGGATAGGGTTGAAGTTTTAGGAAACGGATGGCTTTTCAGAAAATACCAGCTTACTTATGATACAACCTCATTGGGTTACGAAAGACTAACTCAGGTACAGGAATTTAATGGAAATGGAGAATCTGTAAAACCCATAATCTTTGAATATGATACGACTGAAAATGGAATTATTAATAACCCAAATGCTACGATCATTAATGTTTCACCTGCTTATGATTCCAATAATTGGAAATATCTTGCAGGATATTTTGATAATGATGCCTCCATAGACTTTTTTACTTATCCTGATTCAAAGGATAAACTCTATAGATTCAATTCCAGCCAATTATTAGCTACCCATACTAATGTTTCAGGAAACCTTATTAACGTAGAAAAATTTTCTGATATATTTTCAACGAAACTACTTCTGACCAATAATAAGTTTAATAATCTTGACGCAGTTACTACAATTGGAACCGGAGATATTATTAATGATCAGGAAGTTATAAAAGTTAATAATTATATTTCCAATTCAGGGTACAGTTCTTTAGATTTAACCTATACCAAAACCTATAATTTTCCTACTTATACAAATAGTAATTGTTTTGGAGGTGCTGGAGGGCAGCAGGACAGACAGGCTAAAGTTCCTAAAAGATATTTTTCGGGAGATTTTAATGGCGATGGATTGTCTGACATCCTAACCATTACGCTTCCATACCAATATCGTTATGTTGCCGATTGTAGCAAGGAGAATTCAAATGCTAAAAATGTACCTGCAGGTTGTTGTACGAAATATGGCAATGTAGATTATTCACAAACCTATTTACTGGATTTAACCCACAATTCACCACAAACTCCTGTAAATATTGGAGTCAATTATGTTGTGAAATCTTCTTCCAGAATTTATGTCGGGGATCTTGAAGGGGATGGAAAGGCTGAACTGTTTATTATGAATGAAGGACAGCTTTATGTTTATGGAATGAAAAACGGAGCTTTTGCGCAGAAAGCCACGTTTTCAAGTAATTTAATTAATCCCGATTATCCCTATTACCTCGCAGACTTTAATGGAGATGGAAAAACAGATATAATAATCCCAACAGCTAATGCAAGTACCAATTGGTATTTTATAATATCTAACGGGCAGTATTTTTCAGGGACTGTAAAAGATATTGGAACTAATTATTTTAAACCTCAAGTCATTAATACCTGTTATCCAAATGTTCCTTGCGGGATTATGCTTCAGCAATATTACTACACTTTTACGGATATTAATGGAGATGGCAAAGCAGATATGTTCTATCATGATATCCTTACTCCTCATAATGAACCGGGAGCAGGAACGGCAGAGATTGCACCGTATCTTACTTATGGGGATAATTATACCATTAGAGAACGGGGAGGAGTTAAGTACAATATGAATCTTGATATCAATGGTCTTCCAGCTTTTTCATCTTATATTGAAGGATGGCAGAATAATTATACGCATGGTGGCGCTACTAATAAAGGAACTCCGATATTTTTAAGCAGCCCAAGCATTGCCAATCAGAACTTAGATTATGCTTTTTTCGGAGGAGATAAAATAAAATATATTTCCTTTAAGAAAGATAACAGAGTAGACACCTCTCTGAAAAGAATAAAGGAGAATGACCTTGTAACAAATATTACGTATGATGCTGTTATGAATAATGGAGCATCCTCCGGAACTTATATTTCAGATGATTCTGAACAATATCCAACCGTCAGCCTTAATATTGCCCCATCTATAAAGCTGGTAAAGAAAATAGAAAAAAGTTTCAATGGAGAATCCAAGATACAGGAATACAGATATAAAGGAGCCGTAGTCAATATGGAAGGTTTAGGATTTATAGGCTTCAAAGGACTTGCGAGATCATCTGTATATGGAGCAAGTGTTCAGCCACTCTGGACAATCTCTTTACAGAATCCTCAAAAAAGAGGAGCAGTAACTGAAAGCTATGTCCTGAAGTCTGTCGTTGATTTTAATTCACCAGCCACATTTATATCAAAGACCATTACGACTTATAATACGACTTTATCACCTGATAAAGTTTTTATCAACCTTCCAGCACAGGTACAGCAGACAGACAATTTATCAGGTGTTACAACTAATCAATATTATGATATTTACGACACTTATAATAATCCAAAAAAAACAAGAAATGTAGCTACTGGAGGCGAGAAAACTACATTAATTGATTACGAAGATAACCCTTCGGGAATTGGTAATCAATATTACATTGGAAGACCTGTAAAGAAAACAGAAACTCAAACTTTAGGAAATGATACTTTTTCTACGGAAGAACTCTTTTCTTACACGCATGGTTTATTATCCCAAAGCAAGAAAAAAGGAAACAATACAGACTATATTTCTGAGGATTTTGTATATGATGCTTTTGGTAACAATATAGAGAAAACACTGTCTGCTACCGGTGTTTCTTCAAGAACGGAGAAAAATCAGTATGATCCTTCAGGCAGATTTGCTATCAGAACAACGAATATTCAGGGAATTTCTACTTCATATAATTATGATAGTGCCTTTGGTTTGCTGCTATCAACAACTAACCATTTAAACCAGACATTATCATACACTTATGACAACTGGCAGAGAAAAGTACAGGATAAAGACATTTATAATAATATTACACAATATTCTTATGAGTGGATCACTTCAGGAGATTTTTCGGGTGGAATCAAACTAAAAGTAACTGAAGCAACCGGGGCGACCAAAGAAACTTTATCTGACAATTGGGGAAGAATACGTGTGGAAAGAGGTCTCTCTTTACATGATAAATGGATAGAGAAAAGAACAGATTATGATATTCTGGACCAGCCTTTTAAGGTCAGTGAACCTTATTTTTCTATCTCTACCCCTGGCAAATGGACTCTTACAGAATATGATGACTATGGAAGAATTGTAAAAACTACTTATCCATCGGGAAAAATCATTACTTCTTCTTACAATGGTCTTTCTGCAACTGTAGTTGACGGGCAAAAAACACAAACCATTACAAAGGATTCTTGGGGAAATAAAATAAGAATGTCTGATAATGGAGGAAATTACTTATACCTACTATGCCAATGGAGGTTTAAAATCTTCAAATTATGCAGGGCACATCGTAAGCATTGAGCAGGATGGCTGGGGTAGAAATATAAAACTGTCAGACCCTTCTGTAGGAGGAGATTATACTTATTTATATGATAATTTAGGACAAATCCTGAAAGAAGAAAATCCTAAAGGCAGAACAGAATATACCTATGACCAGTATGGAAGGGTAAGCAAGAAAAATGTTACTGGTGACGACACAGATATAAAAGTAAACTACAGCTATAATGCCCAGGGGCTGATAGAAGCAGAAACAGGAACATCCAATGGGATAAACAACTCTTACACCTACAAATATGACAGCTTCTACCGTGTATCTGAAAGAGAAGAAAACAATGGAATTGCCACTTTCAAAAAACGTTATACTTATGATGGCTTTGGAAGAATAAAAAAAGAAATTAAAGAAACCCTTTATGGTTCTGCTTCCAGTATTGTTGAAACTGAAAATAATTATGCCTCGTGCGGAATGCTGGAAAGCATGACTGACAGCAATGGGAAATTAATCTGGAAGCTGAACCATATTAATGAAAAAGGACAGGTAGTATCAGCCTACTTCGGAAATGGAACAGAAATTAACAATACCTATAATGGAAATAATTTTTTAAGTTCAGTACGTCATAAAAATACGGTAAGTGGGATTATTTTAGAGACTCATTATGCTTTCGAAGCGGTTACAGGCCTTTTAAAAAGCAGAAATAATATGGCTGTTCAGAATGGCTGGTATGAAAATTTTGAATATGATAGCTTACAAAGATTAATATCATGGGCAGATCCTAATGGTACACAATCTCAAACATATGATAATTACGGAAGAATTAACAATAATAGTGATATTGGAGATTATAAATATGTAGATGGAAACAGATACCGAAAAAAAGAAATTAATTTAAATCTATCCGGTAATGCATATTACAGCGTAAATCAACTGCAAAAAATTTCTTATAATGCATACAAAAGTCCTGTCAGTATCATGCAGGATGGGTATGAAATGGTGAAATTTGGTTATAACATCCATCAGACAAGATCATCGTCACAATATAACTATGATAAAAAGTTTTTGATGTATGGAAAGAATAAAATGTATTCTGATGATAGTACTGTTGAGATTGCAGGATACAATTATGCTGGTAAGGTGAGCGGAGGCACTCGCAGAACAAGAATAATCACGTATATAGCAGGTGACCCTTATTCAGCCCCAGCGATATACATCAAAGATTTCAATGGTTTTGGAGAGGTGATGAGTGAAGGCATCCATTATCTGCACAGAGATTATCAGGGAACTATTTCTGCTATTTCAGATCAGGCAGGAAAAGTGGAAGAAAGAAGACTGTTTGATGCCTGGGGTAATTTAGTATATTTTGAAAAAGATGGCGTAAAAGCTGATCTTAAGAAAGTTGATTTGCTCATTGAAAGAGGTTATACAGGTCATGAACATTTCTTTCAGGTAGGATTAATTCACATGAACGGAAGGATGTATGACCCTAAGCTACACACGTTCTTATCAGTTGATAATTATATTCAGGATCCTTTTAGTACCCAAAATTATAACAGGTTTGGATATGTACTGAACAATCCATTGATGTATACTGATCCCAGTGGAGAGTTATTCTGGATGGCTATATTAGCAGGGGCTATTATTGGTGCTGTTACGGGCGCTACGAGTTATATTGGTCAGGCAATACAGACCGGAGACTGGAACTGGGGACAATTCGGAATGTCGATAGTAGGAGGTGCAGTCACCGGCGCCATTTTAGGAACCATTGCACCCTACGCCGTTCCTACCGGTACGTTAGGAGGATTTGCTTTTGCAGGATTTGCAGGATCTTTTATGCCAAGTTATAATATGGATTTAGGAAGTGGCTTTAGTATAGGGATTTCACCCAGTATGGCCTTTGGAAATAGTAGTAGTTTAGGACTAAGCTTGAATATGTCTTACCATAAAGGTCGTTGGGGTCTATCTGCTGGTTTTAGTATCGCTTACCAGGGAAAAGCAGCGGGAAGTGGAACTTCATTTTGGGAAAGAAGATATTCAGGAGGCATTGGATATGACGACGGAAGGTTTGGGCTATCACTATATTCTACAACTTTTAGAGGAGGAGGGTTTGACCAAAGAGTTGGAGGATTAAAAATAAGACATGGTGATTTTAGTTTTAGGTATGAAAATGACGGATGGCCATTTGATAAAAAATTGACTGGTTTTGGTTTTAAGAAAATTTGGGGAGATGGTAATGATAGCAATAGAACAGCTGCTTTACATATTGGATATAAACAGTTTGGAATTGGGTTTAATCTGTTTACAGGTACAAGATATGCTTCTTCTTATGAGGAAAATAATGGACATGATATACAAGAAATGGAATGGACAAATAGAAACGGTCCAAAATATGGAACTTTTGGAGAATCGTATCCTCATGGGTTTGTAGAAGAAATAGGAACTCCTTATAGGATGGGAGCTGTGTATATGAATGTTGGTGGGATGCGGATGGGACAAGATTCTGATTATTTTAGACATAGCATTCAAGATTTAGGTGCACATGACATTAATGACCAACCTGGCTTTCCAATGATGAGCAATGGTTATAATAATTATTTTCAATATCAAACAATAAATTCATTTACATTATGGTAACTTTTAAATTCTTAGTAGTAAATCTGTTTTTAATTCTATGCGTAGTATGGAATATTTTCCATCATAAACAGTATTTAATTAAACAGGAAGAACTAGGAAAG encodes:
- a CDS encoding T9SS type A sorting domain-containing protein, giving the protein MEKRLFFIFLLSFTCGELRSQTLTFEYEDGGNQVIRQYCAACPRSQKTSAQDQKTSTQEFPLRIGQIKIYPNPTKDKANLVWSPELGDMIQKVEYVAYNFTQYREIPFSKRENKVTLDLSGQPIGMYVVIFHLNTGEKLTYKVLKQ
- a CDS encoding FG-GAP-like repeat-containing protein yields the protein MRNIYLIAFFFLLTQFNAQAVGETIGDFSVSSTGGANYTILIANLPSVKNAVPNISLNYSSQSKNGIAGWGWNISGVSSITRISATKFHDGVIDEVNYNDNDRFALDGQRLILKSGTYGGDGAEYQTENYSNVKVISYGVSSYGVNYSPSYFIVHYPNGSTATYGNHPDSQNQLEWKVNHIDDIKYNRIEFSYFKENNNIYLSSVKYGGNSSVGSNPMNIINLVYKNRTRNEQMYVYGSTSYVTTKKLDRVEVLGNGWLFRKYQLTYDTTSLGYERLTQVQEFNGNGESVKPIIFEYDTTENGIINNPNATIINVSPAYDSNNWKYLAGYFDNDASIDFFTYPDSKDKLYRFNSSQLLATHTNVSGNLINVEKFSDIFSTKLLLTNNKFNNLDAVTTIGTGDIINDQEVIKVNNYISNSGYSSLDLTYTKTYNFPTYTNSNCFGGAGGQQDRQAKVPKRYFSGDFNGDGLSDILTITLPYQYRYVADCSKENSNAKNVPAGCCTKYGNVDYSQTYLLDLTHNSPQTPVNIGVNYVVKSSSRIYVGDLEGDGKAELFIMNEGQLYVYGMKNGAFAQKATFSSNLINPDYPYYLADFNGDGKTDIIIPTANASTNWYFIISNGQYFSGTVKDIGTNYFKPQVINTCYPNVPCGIMLQQYYYTFTDINGDGKADMFYHDILTPHNEPGAGTAEIAPYLTYGDNYTIRERGGVKYNMNLDINGLPAFSSYIEGWQNNYTHGGATNKGTPIFLSSPSIANQNLDYAFFGGDKIKYISFKKDNRVDTSLKRIKENDLVTNITYDAVMNNGASSGTYISDDSEQYPTVSLNIAPSIKLVKKIEKSFNGESKIQEYRYKGAVVNMEGLGFIGFKGLARSSVYGASVQPLWTISLQNPQKRGAVTESYVLKSVVDFNSPATFISKTITTYNTTLSPDKVFINLPAQVQQTDNLSGVTTNQYYDIYDTYNNPKKTRNVATGGEKTTLIDYEDNPSGIGNQYYIGRPVKKTETQTLGNDTFSTEELFSYTHGLLSQSKKKGNNTDYISEDFVYDAFGNNIEKTLSATGVSSRTEKNQYDPSGRFAIRTTNIQGISTSYNYDSAFGLLLSTTNHLNQTLSYTYDNWQRKVQDKDIYNNITQYSYEWITSGDFSGGIKLKVTEATGATKETLSDNWGRIRVERGLSLHDKWIEKRTDYDILDQPFKVSEPYFSISTPGKWTLTEYDDYGRIVKTTYPSGKIITSSYNGLSATVVDGQKTQTITKDSWGNKIRMSDNGGNYLYLLCQWRFKIFKLCRAHRKH
- a CDS encoding polymorphic toxin type 23 domain-containing protein; the protein is MEEITYTYYANGGLKSSNYAGHIVSIEQDGWGRNIKLSDPSVGGDYTYLYDNLGQILKEENPKGRTEYTYDQYGRVSKKNVTGDDTDIKVNYSYNAQGLIEAETGTSNGINNSYTYKYDSFYRVSEREENNGIATFKKRYTYDGFGRIKKEIKETLYGSASSIVETENNYASCGMLESMTDSNGKLIWKLNHINEKGQVVSAYFGNGTEINNTYNGNNFLSSVRHKNTVSGIILETHYAFEAVTGLLKSRNNMAVQNGWYENFEYDSLQRLISWADPNGTQSQTYDNYGRINNNSDIGDYKYVDGNRYRKKEINLNLSGNAYYSVNQLQKISYNAYKSPVSIMQDGYEMVKFGYNIHQTRSSSQYNYDKKFLMYGKNKMYSDDSTVEIAGYNYAGKVSGGTRRTRIITYIAGDPYSAPAIYIKDFNGFGEVMSEGIHYLHRDYQGTISAISDQAGKVEERRLFDAWGNLVYFEKDGVKADLKKVDLLIERGYTGHEHFFQVGLIHMNGRMYDPKLHTFLSVDNYIQDPFSTQNYNRFGYVLNNPLMYTDPSGELFWMAILAGAIIGAVTGATSYIGQAIQTGDWNWGQFGMSIVGGAVTGAILGTIAPYAVPTGTLGGFAFAGFAGSFMPSYNMDLGSGFSIGISPSMAFGNSSSLGLSLNMSYHKGRWGLSAGFSIAYQGKAAGSGTSFWERRYSGGIGYDDGRFGLSLYSTTFRGGGFDQRVGGLKIRHGDFSFRYENDGWPFDKKLTGFGFKKIWGDGNDSNRTAALHIGYKQFGIGFNLFTGTRYASSYEENNGHDIQEMEWTNRNGPKYGTFGESYPHGFVEEIGTPYRMGAVYMNVGGMRMGQDSDYFRHSIQDLGAHDINDQPGFPMMSNGYNNYFQYQTINSFTLW